One genomic segment of Kiritimatiella glycovorans includes these proteins:
- a CDS encoding sulfotransferase family protein: MRLPHVRKKMEIDDRARAREPATRRERSVVVVLSTMRSGSTLLKALLATAPDVSDLPEVDFQRFRHRRHLADIRDMSGAPVVVLKRPAWFHEVLSYPKLPRFEGVRKIVLFRDAYETVRSLRKMIFHRLSGWTEPFFNSLLAEHYWCRVTENLLNVQENDPEATIPVRYEDLVVQPEEVTRRLFSFIGSAREEGVNSYNPPTHHKWSWGKDDGGTKIRSLQVQPPPPTDYANRHLASVIRESERIARLRERLGYKPLPDPGISP, translated from the coding sequence ATGAGGCTTCCGCACGTGCGAAAAAAAATGGAGATCGACGACCGCGCCCGCGCGCGCGAACCCGCGACGCGGCGCGAGCGCTCGGTGGTGGTCGTGCTCTCGACCATGCGTTCGGGCTCCACGCTCCTGAAGGCCCTGCTCGCGACGGCCCCGGACGTTTCGGACCTTCCGGAGGTCGACTTCCAGCGCTTCCGGCATCGCAGACACCTCGCCGACATCCGCGATATGAGCGGGGCGCCGGTCGTGGTGCTGAAACGCCCCGCCTGGTTTCATGAGGTTCTGAGCTATCCCAAACTGCCGCGTTTCGAGGGAGTGCGCAAAATCGTCCTGTTCCGGGACGCCTACGAAACTGTCCGCTCGCTCAGGAAAATGATTTTTCACCGACTTTCGGGATGGACGGAACCCTTTTTCAATTCTCTGCTCGCCGAACACTACTGGTGCCGGGTGACGGAGAACCTGCTGAACGTGCAGGAAAACGATCCGGAAGCCACCATACCCGTCCGCTACGAAGACCTCGTCGTCCAGCCGGAGGAAGTAACCCGACGCCTGTTCAGCTTCATCGGGTCTGCACGGGAAGAGGGGGTCAATAGCTACAATCCCCCGACGCATCATAAATGGTCCTGGGGCAAAGACGATGGCGGAACAAAAATCCGCTCACTGCAGGTGCAGCCGCCGCCGCCGACCGATTATGCCAACCGGCACCTCGCGAGCGTGATACGCGAATCAGAGCGCATCGCCCGGCTGCGGGAGCGGCTCGGCTACAAGCCGCTCCCGGATCCCGGGATCAGCCCCTAG
- a CDS encoding MotA/TolQ/ExbB proton channel family protein, producing the protein MMMESLIPVPPVADVFFAFRESTLPGQVIVAVLFLSSIGVWTVMISKFLELGRARLASERFLKEFRSEAHPLGLYMKRRRYPESPLQYVYEAGCKAVGTELRAQGVNPDDLFMGGLEVSEKRHLTPRQCEGVRAAAERTVADRVLVLENNMGTVATAVSACPFLGLLGTVWGVMDAFGGMATAGSASLSAVAPGVAGALLTTVVGLLVALPSAVGYNMLTTRIRRLSVQMDNFAQEFTGSVQRTLTS; encoded by the coding sequence ATGATGATGGAATCGTTAATCCCCGTTCCGCCGGTCGCAGACGTCTTTTTCGCTTTTCGCGAGAGTACGCTGCCCGGGCAGGTGATCGTCGCGGTCCTCTTTCTGAGCTCGATCGGCGTCTGGACGGTGATGATCTCGAAGTTTCTGGAGCTGGGGAGAGCGAGGCTGGCCTCCGAACGTTTTCTGAAGGAATTCCGGAGTGAGGCGCACCCCCTCGGTCTCTACATGAAGCGCCGCCGCTATCCTGAAAGCCCGCTGCAGTATGTCTACGAAGCCGGGTGCAAGGCGGTCGGAACCGAACTTCGGGCGCAGGGGGTCAATCCCGACGACCTGTTCATGGGCGGGCTGGAGGTCTCCGAAAAGCGCCACCTGACCCCGCGGCAGTGCGAAGGGGTGCGGGCCGCCGCCGAGCGCACCGTCGCCGACCGCGTCCTCGTACTTGAGAACAATATGGGCACCGTCGCCACCGCCGTCAGCGCCTGCCCCTTTCTCGGCTTGCTCGGTACGGTCTGGGGCGTGATGGACGCCTTCGGCGGAATGGCCACCGCCGGATCCGCGTCGCTCTCCGCCGTGGCCCCCGGCGTCGCCGGCGCCCTGCTCACCACCGTGGTCGGCCTCCTCGTCGCCCTCCCGTCCGCCGTGGGCTACAATATGCTGACCACCCGTATCCGGCGCCTGTCCGTTCAGATGGATAATTTCGCCCAGGAATTCACCGGCTCCGTACAGCGGACGCTGACATCCTAG
- a CDS encoding ExbD/TolR family protein produces MARKTSLVSLKEISEINMTPLMDLTFILLITFMITFPLIEEGIPINLPQGRAEDMDEPRSRSISIDGQRRLYLDEVPVGRAELAAEMAQLGAEEPDTTVYLRADRELPYGAVTEVLTLLRRNGVSRTALVLKGREAGE; encoded by the coding sequence GTGGCTCGTAAAACCAGCCTGGTCTCCCTGAAGGAAATCAGCGAAATCAATATGACCCCGCTGATGGACCTGACCTTCATCCTGCTGATCACCTTCATGATCACGTTTCCGCTGATCGAGGAGGGCATCCCGATCAACCTTCCGCAGGGCCGCGCGGAGGACATGGACGAGCCGCGCAGCCGGTCGATCAGCATCGACGGCCAGCGGCGGCTCTATCTGGACGAGGTGCCGGTCGGACGCGCCGAACTGGCCGCGGAAATGGCGCAGCTCGGTGCGGAAGAGCCGGACACCACCGTCTACCTGCGCGCCGACCGCGAGCTTCCCTACGGTGCCGTAACGGAGGTCCTCACGCTCCTCCGCCGTAACGGAGTGAGCCGCACCGCCCTCGTGCTCAAGGGCAGGGAGGCCGGGGAGTGA
- the larE gene encoding ATP-dependent sacrificial sulfur transferase LarE, giving the protein MNELEHKLKQRLAELAPVLVAFSGGVDSTWLARAARHAPGGDGMLAVTVDLPMMPRREVEDARELAEHLDLPYEQVDMEGLLQLPAFTVHPPGRCYYCKRAIFERLNTVARERGLATVVEGSTCDDRPEDRPGLRALRELHVLSPLEETGFTKQDVREASRRHGLPTADKPASPCLATRVPFGEAVTPGRLRRIEAAETAVRECGFRELRVRDEWPTARVEIELPADEVQARRALCAQIEARLRALGYREVKFDARGVRSGRYADQARDGEDGHEPDPD; this is encoded by the coding sequence GTGAACGAACTGGAACATAAACTCAAACAACGGCTCGCAGAACTCGCCCCCGTCCTCGTCGCGTTCAGCGGCGGAGTGGACAGCACGTGGCTGGCCCGGGCGGCCCGCCACGCGCCCGGCGGAGACGGGATGCTCGCGGTCACGGTCGACCTGCCGATGATGCCGCGGCGCGAAGTGGAGGACGCCCGCGAGCTGGCGGAACACCTCGATCTCCCCTATGAACAGGTCGACATGGAAGGTCTGCTTCAGCTGCCCGCGTTTACGGTTCATCCTCCGGGGCGGTGCTACTACTGCAAACGCGCCATCTTTGAACGTCTCAATACCGTGGCGCGCGAGCGGGGATTGGCGACAGTGGTGGAGGGATCGACCTGCGACGACCGCCCGGAAGACCGGCCCGGCCTGCGCGCGCTTCGCGAACTCCATGTGCTCAGCCCGCTCGAAGAGACGGGGTTTACCAAGCAGGACGTCCGCGAGGCATCACGACGACACGGGCTGCCGACGGCGGATAAGCCCGCCTCCCCCTGCCTCGCGACGCGGGTTCCCTTCGGCGAAGCGGTCACGCCCGGGCGTCTGCGGCGTATCGAGGCCGCGGAAACGGCCGTGCGCGAGTGCGGCTTCCGTGAACTCCGCGTCCGCGACGAATGGCCGACGGCCCGCGTGGAGATCGAGCTTCCCGCGGACGAGGTGCAGGCGCGCCGGGCCCTCTGCGCGCAGATCGAGGCCCGCCTTCGCGCCCTCGGCTACCGGGAGGTGAAGTTTGACGCACGCGGCGTACGCAGCGGGCGCTACGCCGATCAGGCCCGCGACGGCGAGGACGGCCATGAACCTGATCCTGATTGA
- a CDS encoding ArsR/SmtB family transcription factor: MEEEKRDAAAEVLKALAHPVRLGVVELLGEGEKTVTELYSALECSQPLMSHQLSVLRNRGLIEIRREGSLKYCSLRDRRILRLFECLNSHLEEITEPKERKGAR, from the coding sequence ATGGAAGAGGAGAAACGGGATGCGGCCGCGGAGGTGCTGAAAGCCCTTGCACACCCCGTTCGACTGGGGGTCGTCGAGCTGCTCGGGGAGGGTGAAAAAACGGTGACGGAACTCTACTCCGCGCTCGAATGCAGCCAGCCCCTGATGTCGCATCAGCTGTCCGTGCTTCGGAACCGGGGGCTGATCGAGATTCGCAGGGAGGGCAGTCTCAAGTACTGCTCGTTGCGCGACCGCAGGATCCTGCGGCTTTTTGAATGCCTTAACAGTCATCTCGAGGAAATAACCGAACCGAAGGAAAGGAAGGGTGCACGATGA
- the nusA gene encoding transcription termination factor NusA — translation MLNEQLQSMVDYLQRERGVDREIVLQAIESAMENAARKDSESEEEEFRIEIDRKTLDMKAFAQKQVVSPPAVTDRQIALDDARKINPAARIGETVEVTVPTRKLGRIAAQTARQTIMQKLRQAEKDRIYELFKDRVGDIVTGVVRRFEKSDVFIEIENAEAVMPGRQRIPIEEYEVGERIRAHIAQVTNEASGPRIELSRNHPDFVRRLFELEVSEIADGTVEIMGIAREAGYRSKVAVLCHDEHIDPVGACVGIRGMRVKNIVRELSGEKIDIVRWSDDIKKLVANSLAPAKLSSIEIDEETRTVRVLVDPDQLSLAIGKRGQNARLTAKLTGWRVDIERKESEEEKDFERKIQEAVESLAAIEGIGFERAEKLVSAGFLSQEGILMAEIGDIAEEVEGITAGEAEEVWHAVAAAHEKEHGELE, via the coding sequence ATGTTGAACGAACAACTGCAGTCTATGGTGGATTACCTGCAGCGGGAACGCGGTGTGGACCGCGAGATCGTGCTGCAGGCGATCGAGTCCGCGATGGAGAACGCGGCGCGCAAGGACTCCGAATCCGAAGAAGAGGAGTTCCGGATCGAGATCGATCGCAAAACACTGGACATGAAGGCCTTCGCGCAAAAACAGGTCGTTTCTCCGCCGGCCGTTACCGACCGCCAGATCGCGCTCGACGACGCGCGGAAGATCAATCCCGCCGCGCGGATCGGCGAGACGGTCGAGGTGACCGTGCCGACGCGCAAGCTCGGCCGCATCGCGGCGCAGACCGCGCGCCAGACCATCATGCAGAAGCTGCGCCAGGCCGAGAAGGACCGCATCTACGAATTGTTCAAGGACCGGGTCGGCGACATCGTGACGGGCGTGGTCCGTCGTTTCGAGAAGAGCGACGTGTTCATCGAGATCGAGAACGCCGAAGCCGTCATGCCCGGCCGGCAGCGCATCCCCATCGAGGAATACGAGGTGGGGGAGCGGATCCGCGCCCACATCGCCCAGGTCACCAACGAGGCGAGCGGCCCCCGGATCGAGCTTTCGCGCAATCACCCCGATTTCGTCCGGCGGCTCTTTGAACTCGAAGTCTCCGAGATCGCCGACGGGACGGTGGAGATCATGGGGATCGCGCGCGAAGCGGGCTACCGGAGCAAGGTGGCGGTGCTCTGCCACGACGAGCATATCGACCCCGTCGGAGCCTGCGTCGGTATCCGCGGGATGCGCGTGAAAAACATAGTGCGCGAGCTGTCCGGCGAGAAAATTGACATCGTCCGCTGGAGCGATGATATTAAGAAGCTGGTCGCCAATTCTCTGGCCCCGGCCAAGCTCAGTTCGATTGAGATCGACGAGGAGACGCGGACGGTCCGGGTGTTGGTGGATCCGGATCAGCTTTCGCTCGCGATCGGGAAGCGCGGACAGAACGCGCGGCTCACGGCCAAGCTCACGGGATGGCGTGTCGATATCGAGCGCAAGGAGAGCGAAGAGGAGAAGGACTTCGAGCGCAAGATCCAGGAAGCGGTCGAAAGCCTGGCCGCGATCGAAGGCATCGGCTTCGAACGCGCCGAAAAGCTGGTCTCCGCCGGCTTCCTGTCGCAGGAAGGCATTTTGATGGCGGAAATCGGGGACATCGCGGAAGAAGTGGAAGGGATCACGGCCGGGGAAGCCGAAGAGGTGTGGCACGCCGTCGCGGCCGCCCACGAAAAAGAACACGGCGAACTCGAATAG
- a CDS encoding GNAT family N-acetyltransferase, translating to MSVPHTEGRISAVKTAADMRTVAALAREIWTEHYTPIIGAAQVEYMLDYLQSMAAIRGQCADGCRYYLWQVDDEPAGYCAGDPEIPRRTLWVSKLYVRKDCRGRGGGRHMVDFLAERAREWSLQRLRLGVNRNNRGAIAAYRKMGFNVYGKRVKKIGRGFVMDDYMLEKKV from the coding sequence ATGAGCGTCCCGCACACAGAGGGCCGCATTTCCGCCGTGAAAACCGCAGCGGACATGCGGACGGTGGCGGCGCTGGCGCGGGAAATCTGGACGGAGCATTACACCCCCATCATCGGTGCCGCGCAGGTCGAGTATATGCTCGACTATCTGCAGAGCATGGCGGCCATCCGGGGACAGTGTGCAGACGGATGCCGCTATTACCTGTGGCAGGTGGACGACGAACCCGCGGGATATTGCGCCGGCGATCCGGAGATTCCCCGCAGGACGCTCTGGGTGAGTAAGCTCTACGTCAGGAAGGACTGCCGCGGACGCGGCGGGGGACGACACATGGTGGATTTCCTCGCGGAACGGGCGCGGGAGTGGAGCCTCCAGCGGCTGCGACTCGGGGTCAACCGCAACAACCGCGGCGCCATCGCCGCCTACCGCAAAATGGGATTCAACGTCTACGGCAAGCGGGTGAAGAAAATCGGCCGCGGGTTTGTCATGGACGACTACATGCTGGAGAAAAAGGTCTGA
- a CDS encoding carboxymuconolactone decarboxylase family protein → MSSEEVKKFYQDYKKDMGALKESSSEAMGAMGQLHKALMTEGALSEKQKELIALAIGVAVRCEPCIYLHTRDCLKAGASREEIMEAAQTAVMMQGGPAFTYLPKVLHALEACES, encoded by the coding sequence ATGTCGAGTGAAGAGGTGAAGAAATTCTATCAGGACTATAAGAAGGATATGGGGGCGCTGAAGGAGTCCTCCTCCGAAGCCATGGGCGCCATGGGGCAGCTGCACAAGGCCCTGATGACGGAAGGCGCGCTTTCGGAGAAGCAGAAGGAGTTGATCGCGCTGGCGATCGGGGTGGCGGTTCGCTGCGAACCCTGCATCTACCTCCATACGAGGGACTGCCTCAAAGCCGGCGCAAGCCGCGAAGAAATCATGGAAGCCGCCCAGACCGCCGTGATGATGCAGGGCGGTCCCGCGTTTACGTATCTGCCTAAAGTCCTGCATGCCCTGGAGGCCTGCGAATCGTAA
- a CDS encoding flavodoxin family protein, whose amino-acid sequence MKVTAICGSPRNPSNTKTALNMVLKSAAESGLDTELIALRDYDIRGCTACGACRKTADGTCPGRRDGLNDILPRVYESDALVIGSPVYFGSASAETFAFLQRTGYVARGMDPNPMRGMIGAGVAVARRAGQNFTVAEIEMSFGPLDMTRAGSLYWPVGFGAAPGDLEQDEEATRTFAALGKRVAELVRALR is encoded by the coding sequence ATGAAAGTTACCGCGATCTGCGGATCCCCCCGCAACCCGAGCAATACGAAAACGGCCCTGAACATGGTGCTCAAAAGCGCCGCCGAAAGCGGACTCGACACGGAACTGATCGCCCTGCGCGATTATGACATCCGCGGCTGCACGGCGTGCGGCGCCTGCCGCAAAACAGCCGACGGCACCTGCCCGGGCCGCAGAGACGGGCTGAACGATATTCTGCCGCGCGTGTACGAGTCCGACGCCCTCGTGATCGGAAGCCCCGTCTACTTCGGTTCTGCGTCCGCAGAAACGTTCGCATTCCTCCAGCGCACGGGGTATGTCGCACGCGGCATGGACCCGAACCCCATGCGGGGGATGATCGGCGCCGGCGTCGCCGTCGCCCGCCGCGCCGGACAGAACTTCACCGTCGCCGAGATCGAGATGAGCTTCGGCCCCCTCGACATGACCCGGGCGGGCAGCCTCTACTGGCCCGTGGGCTTCGGCGCCGCCCCCGGTGACCTGGAGCAGGACGAGGAGGCGACGCGCACCTTTGCCGCCCTGGGGAAACGGGTGGCGGAACTCGTCAGGGCACTGCGCTGA
- a CDS encoding 16S rRNA (uracil(1498)-N(3))-methyltransferase gives MNLILIEPGEIDPEGRAQLKDARAVHIRKVLGARAGQRLRIGLIDGPRGIGTVERAEESGVVLSCSVEIARPPRPPVDLLLALPRPKILKRLLAQLAAVGVGRIMLTNAEKVERYYFDSHVLDAAFIRARLVEGLQQAGDTRVPDVFIRRELKPFLEDELDALEPESVRLLAHPRAGRPPEDALRAADPRGERRVLAALGPEGGWTDYELDMIGQHSFIPVTMGPRTLRSDTAAIALHARIRGRMREA, from the coding sequence ATGAACCTGATCCTGATTGAACCCGGTGAGATCGACCCCGAAGGGCGCGCGCAACTCAAAGACGCCCGGGCCGTCCACATCCGGAAGGTGCTCGGGGCGCGGGCGGGACAACGCCTCCGGATCGGACTGATCGACGGCCCGCGCGGAATCGGGACGGTGGAGCGCGCAGAAGAATCGGGCGTGGTTCTCTCGTGCAGCGTTGAAATCGCGCGCCCGCCCCGTCCGCCGGTCGACCTGCTCCTCGCCCTCCCGCGGCCTAAAATCCTCAAGCGCCTGCTCGCCCAGCTCGCCGCCGTCGGTGTGGGGCGGATCATGCTCACCAACGCCGAAAAAGTAGAGCGCTACTACTTTGACAGCCATGTGCTCGACGCGGCGTTCATACGCGCAAGACTCGTGGAAGGCCTCCAGCAGGCGGGCGACACCCGCGTACCGGACGTCTTCATACGCAGGGAGCTGAAGCCGTTTCTCGAAGATGAACTCGATGCGCTCGAACCGGAATCGGTCCGCCTGCTCGCCCATCCGCGCGCGGGCCGCCCCCCGGAGGACGCACTGCGCGCCGCCGACCCCCGCGGCGAGCGCCGCGTGCTGGCCGCACTGGGCCCCGAGGGCGGATGGACCGACTACGAACTCGACATGATCGGACAGCATTCATTTATTCCGGTGACCATGGGACCGCGCACCCTGCGGTCCGACACCGCTGCCATCGCGTTGCACGCAAGGATAAGGGGCCGTATGAGGGAGGCGTGA
- a CDS encoding PEP-CTERM sorting domain-containing protein, translating to MDSTQSGWQYIDVSNAVQAAASGNWDWLRLSLEPDNWSEDTIYVASAENVGSEPFVAIPEPATIGLAAIGVFTVYYRRRRARCRESYNSLVARQL from the coding sequence GTGGATTCGACTCAGAGCGGATGGCAGTACATTGATGTATCAAACGCCGTTCAGGCCGCGGCAAGCGGAAACTGGGACTGGCTGCGTCTCAGTCTTGAGCCGGACAACTGGAGCGAGGATACGATTTATGTGGCATCCGCTGAGAATGTGGGGTCAGAGCCGTTTGTCGCGATCCCGGAGCCTGCAACGATAGGGCTGGCGGCCATCGGGGTTTTCACGGTGTATTATCGTCGCCGCAGAGCCCGCTGTCGTGAGAGCTACAACAGTTTGGTCGCACGTCAACTTTAA
- a CDS encoding energy transducer TonB, with amino-acid sequence MKSNVVRWVVLAHLAVVMALLTAHLIRGCPRRPDPGAQGMTAVVQLEADPAILPRPREVEELPADRRPEPEPQPEPQPQPQPEKTPAPEPQPEPEPEKPKWRPKSPEEIRKSARRVRKDPPLTQPRPRIDADDLEKKLSKAVTGAATRGQTEVPASYFNRVGLIMRRAWNQPGGAAARNAGVAEVRFRVRRDGTIVSRELVGSSGSGVVDASVIAAARSVSSFPPVPASVRGSGVIDFTIEFKLE; translated from the coding sequence GTGAAGTCGAACGTGGTCAGGTGGGTCGTACTGGCGCATCTCGCCGTAGTGATGGCCCTGCTGACCGCTCACCTGATCCGGGGTTGTCCGCGCAGGCCGGACCCCGGCGCGCAGGGCATGACCGCCGTCGTGCAGCTCGAGGCCGATCCGGCTATCCTTCCCCGCCCCCGGGAGGTGGAGGAGCTCCCGGCCGACCGCCGCCCCGAACCGGAGCCGCAACCCGAACCGCAGCCGCAGCCGCAACCGGAAAAAACGCCCGCTCCGGAGCCGCAGCCCGAACCGGAGCCGGAAAAGCCGAAGTGGCGGCCGAAGTCGCCGGAAGAGATCCGCAAGAGCGCCAGACGGGTGCGGAAGGATCCCCCCCTTACGCAGCCGCGCCCCCGCATCGATGCCGACGACCTCGAAAAAAAACTGAGCAAGGCGGTGACCGGCGCGGCGACCCGCGGACAGACCGAGGTGCCCGCGAGCTACTTCAACCGCGTGGGCCTGATCATGAGGCGTGCGTGGAATCAGCCCGGCGGGGCGGCGGCGCGCAATGCCGGGGTCGCGGAGGTGCGGTTCCGCGTGCGGCGCGACGGGACGATCGTCTCGCGCGAGCTGGTCGGGAGTTCCGGCAGCGGCGTGGTCGATGCCAGCGTCATAGCCGCCGCGCGCTCCGTATCCAGCTTCCCCCCGGTCCCCGCCTCCGTGCGCGGCTCGGGTGTGATCGACTTCACCATCGAGTTTAAGCTGGAGTGA
- a CDS encoding FAD-dependent oxidoreductase — MSEGRRIVVIGGSAAGPKAAARARRVDQHARVTIIQREPDLSMASCGYPYYVGGFFEDRNKLLCTPTGVVRDPVFFMNTKGIEARTKTEAVSIDRDRRVVRCRDLESGEEDEVPYDKLVIATGASPVMPPVPGTDLEGITTLQSMRDADLLRRIRDERKIKNAVVVGGGLIGVETCEALELAGIHITVVEMLPQILMFLDWELAKLLENHMKAKGAHVITENPVSAFLGEEGKLTGVKLANGTELPCELAVVAAGVRPNVGLAGDAGLDVGSAAGGIVVNGEMQTSDPDIYAAGDCVEIPNLLTGRSVHAPYGDLANLQGRVVGTNAAGDEHDTFPGTIQTGVCKVFDYAAGATGLSERSAREEGFDVETVVHAEPDKPGFMGAKLIVMKMVAEKGSGRLLGVQCIGPGDVSKRIAIGAMALHGKLTVDDLTVADLPYAPPFSPAVDNIIACAQTLQNKMAGRLRGIPAREVKGRVDAGEDLFILDVRGADEYEQMRLGIGEVLVPLGALRKRLDELPQDRAKEIICYCKISLRGYEAARLLEAHGWTDVKVMEGGIMAWPFAREK; from the coding sequence ATGAGCGAGGGACGACGCATCGTAGTGATAGGGGGGTCCGCCGCGGGTCCGAAAGCAGCCGCCCGGGCGCGGCGGGTCGATCAGCATGCCCGGGTGACGATCATCCAGAGGGAACCGGATCTTTCGATGGCCTCCTGCGGCTACCCGTATTACGTGGGGGGCTTTTTCGAGGACCGCAACAAGCTGCTGTGCACGCCGACCGGCGTGGTGCGCGATCCCGTGTTCTTCATGAACACGAAGGGGATCGAGGCGCGCACGAAAACGGAGGCGGTCTCCATTGATCGCGACCGCCGGGTGGTCCGCTGCCGCGACCTCGAGAGCGGCGAGGAAGACGAGGTCCCGTACGACAAACTGGTCATCGCCACGGGCGCCTCGCCGGTGATGCCGCCCGTTCCGGGGACGGATCTTGAGGGGATCACCACGCTTCAGTCGATGCGGGACGCGGACCTGCTCCGCCGGATCCGCGACGAGCGCAAAATCAAAAATGCCGTGGTCGTGGGCGGCGGCCTGATCGGCGTCGAAACCTGTGAGGCGCTGGAGCTGGCGGGCATCCACATCACCGTCGTGGAAATGCTGCCGCAGATCCTGATGTTCCTGGACTGGGAACTCGCCAAGCTGCTTGAAAACCACATGAAAGCCAAGGGCGCCCACGTCATCACGGAAAATCCCGTTTCGGCTTTTCTGGGCGAAGAAGGGAAACTCACGGGCGTGAAGCTCGCCAACGGGACGGAGCTGCCCTGCGAACTCGCTGTGGTGGCCGCCGGCGTGCGCCCGAACGTCGGGCTCGCGGGAGATGCGGGTCTCGACGTGGGCTCCGCCGCGGGCGGCATCGTCGTGAACGGGGAAATGCAGACCAGCGACCCCGACATTTACGCGGCCGGCGATTGCGTCGAAATCCCCAATCTGCTCACCGGCAGGAGTGTTCACGCTCCCTACGGCGACCTCGCCAACCTCCAGGGGCGTGTGGTGGGGACCAACGCGGCGGGGGACGAACACGACACGTTTCCCGGCACCATCCAGACCGGCGTGTGCAAGGTGTTCGATTACGCGGCGGGGGCCACGGGGCTCTCGGAACGCAGCGCGCGCGAAGAGGGATTCGATGTGGAGACCGTGGTTCACGCCGAACCCGACAAGCCCGGATTCATGGGCGCGAAGCTGATCGTGATGAAAATGGTGGCGGAGAAGGGGTCGGGACGCCTCCTCGGGGTGCAGTGCATCGGTCCGGGCGACGTAAGCAAGCGCATCGCGATCGGCGCCATGGCCCTGCACGGGAAGTTGACCGTCGACGACCTCACCGTGGCCGATCTTCCCTATGCTCCGCCCTTCTCGCCGGCCGTGGATAACATCATCGCCTGCGCCCAGACCCTGCAGAACAAGATGGCCGGGCGTCTGCGGGGCATCCCCGCCCGCGAGGTGAAGGGGCGCGTCGACGCCGGCGAAGACCTGTTCATTCTCGATGTGCGCGGGGCGGATGAATATGAGCAGATGCGCCTCGGCATCGGAGAGGTTCTCGTGCCGCTCGGAGCGCTCAGAAAGCGTCTGGACGAATTGCCGCAGGACAGGGCGAAGGAAATCATCTGCTACTGCAAGATCTCGCTGCGCGGCTACGAGGCCGCCCGCCTGCTCGAGGCCCACGGCTGGACGGACGTGAAGGTGATGGAGGGCGGGATTATGGCCTGGCCTTTCGCGCGCGAAAAATGA